GCCCGCGTGCGCCGACCGGAGTCACCAGCCACCCGGTGTCCGGGTCGTAACCGCTGCGGCCGCTCGTGGGCTGCGCCTTCACCCGGCGGGAGTGCTGCTCCCAGCCGTCCAGCAGCAGCTCGGCCCGGTCCCCGGCGGCGTCGTACGCCAGCACCTGGCGGGCCAGGTTCTCCAGCACGATGGGGCAGCCCGCGAGCTGCGCCGCCTGGTGCACCACCTCGGCGGGCTCGGCGCCCTCGACGCTCAGCTCGGTGAACCGCTGGTGGATCTCCTCGGTGGCGCGCAGCTCGGCCAGCTGCGCGTCCACGATCAGCGAGTGCACCGCCTCGGTGATGCGCACGAACGGGGTGGGCCGGCGCAGCTCGATCAGCGGCATGCCCGCCTTCTGCGCGGCGGCCGCCATCACCCGGGGCACGCTGGCCGTGTACCGCCGCCCCAGCTCCACGACCAGCCCGGCCACGCCCACCTCGGCCAGGTCGTTGACGAACGCGCGCACCCCCGCGTCATCGGCGGGCAGGCCGATGCCGGTGGTCAGCACCAGCTCGCCGCCGCGCAGCAGGGTCGCTATGTCGGGCACCTCCGCCGAGTGCACCCAGCGCACCGGCCGGTCCAGCCCCGACTCCCCCGCCACCAGCCGTGGCGCGCCCACCCGCACCGGGTCCAGGGCGATCACCTCGCGCACCGTCGGGAACACGGCCGCCGTCACCGCGGCCCTCCCCCGGCGGTACGCATCCGAACCCTCTTCCTCGTCTTCGAGCTGAGATCGAGTCCAGCGTACGGCCGACGGCACCGGCCGCCCTCGGGAGATCCCTAGGGACAGCCCGCCGCGGCGGCTGCTTCCCGACACGGACGTGCGCCGTGGATCTCCTCGTTCCGACAATGCGAGCCATGAAGATGCGTCATGTTCTCACCGCCTTCGCCACCGCCGTCGCGTTCACGCTGCTGTCCCCGGCCAGCCCGGCGCTCGCCCTCGACGACAACCTGACCTGCGTCGACTTCCGAACCAGGTCGTTCCACGAGGGCTACCACACCACCACCATCGGCTACTGCCACCGCTACCAGTGGAACCCGCCGGTGAACGTGTCCAAGGAGAGCGGCGACCTGCCCGAGCAGCCCGGCGGCCCCGGCGGCGGCGTGGAGGTGCCCAACCGGCGCGGCGACATCGAGTGCTACCAGCTGCGCAAGCAGCTCGCGGAGATGGACCGGGAGTACGAGCAGATCTTCCTCGACTGGCAGGTGAGGCTGGCCGACCTGAAGAAGGCCGAGGAGGCGTACCAGCCGCAGCAGGAGGCGACCGAGGCGGCCCGCCGGGAGTGGCTCAGGAAGCGTGCCTCGTCCCGGACGTGGCTCAACATGTACCTCAAGCGCAGCGGCCTGCCGGTGCAGACGTACACCAACATCAAGGGCGCGGTGCTGCCGAAGGACCCCCAGGACTACACCGACATCGACATGAACAAGCCCTACTCGTGGATGCTCGTCGACGCCATCGCCGCCGAGCGCGCGGCCGAGGCCGCCTACCTGGCCGAGCAGGGCAAGGGAATCCCGCTGCTCAACGCAGTCATCGAGGCTCAGGAGGCCCTCGACCACGCCTTCGAGATGGCCACCGCCCACACCGAGGAGCGCGACCTGATCGAGGGCTACCTCGAGAAGAACTGCTGACCGCGTGAAGCTGAGCACCGGCCGTGCGATCGCGGGCACGGCCGGTGCTCACCCGAGCGGCCCCTTCGCAGTTTCGGGGGAAACTGCACGAATCGCGGCACGGAAACGTGCAGTTTCCCCGAAACTGCACGTCGCGCGGGCGAGGGGGCGGCAGTCAGGCTAGGTCGTCGTCGCGGGTGAGTTCCCAGCAGGCGACGGCGGTGGCGGCGGCCACGTTGAGGGAGTCGACGCCGCGGCGCATGGGCAGGCGGACGCGCAGGTCGCTGGCGTCCAGGGCGTACCGGGACAGGCCCGGCCCCTCCGCGCCGAGCAGCAGTGCCGGGCGCAGCCGCTGGGCGGCGGTGAGCTGCTGCATCGGCACCGCGTCGGGCGCCGGCGTCATCGCGAGGATCGTGTATCCGGCGTCGCGCACCTCGGACAGCGCCTGCGGCCACGGGTCGAGCTTGGCGTACGGCACCGCGAACACCTCGCCCATGCTCACCCGCACACTGCGCCGGTAGAGCGGGTCCGCGCAGGTCGGCGAGAGCAGCACCGCGTCGATGCCGAGCGCGGCCACCCCCCGGAAGATCGCCCCGATGTTCGTGTGGTTGTTGATGTCCTCCAGGATCACCACCCGCCGGGCGGCGGCCAGCACCTCCGAGGCCGGTGGCACCGGCTGCCGGTGGAAGCTGGCCAGCACGCCCCGGTGCACGTGGAAGCCGGTGACCTGCTCCAGGACGTCCGGCTCGGCGCCGTAGACGGGCGCGCCGATCAGGTCCGCGACCTGCGCCGCCCGCTTGGCCTCGACCAGAAACGAGCGCGGCCGGTAGCCGGCCCGCAGCGCGCGCCGCAGCACCAGCTCGCCCTCGGCGATGAACAGGCCGTGCGGCGGCTCCCAGCGCGTACGCAGCTCGACGTCGGTCAGCGCCCGGTAGTCCGCGATGCGCTCGTCGCCGGGATCCGTGATCAGCTCCACGCCCCGATTCTGCCGGACCGTCCCGCCCCGCTCCGCGGCGGCGCAGAACGGGGCCGGTGGCGTGAACCACCGGCCCCGTTCCGCTGCATCAGCGAGTCACTCCTTGGGGAGCCGGCTCGCCTCGGTCTCGATCTCCTTGACGGCCGCGGCCGCCTCCTCCGCCACGCGCTGCGCCTCGGCCTCGGCCTCGGCGCCCGACTCGCGGGCCGCCTCGGCTGCCGCCGGGTCGCTGCGCAGGCCGCCGAAGGTCGCCGCGATGCCGTCCAGCGCCTTGGTCAGCTCGACCGGCACGATCCACAGCTTGTTCGACGCGCCGGCCGCGATCTGCGGGAGCGCCTGCAGGTACTGCCAGGCCATCACCTTGTTGTCGGGCGACGAGACGTGGATCGCGTCGACGACCAGCTTGATCGCCTTGGCCTGGCCCTCGGCCTGCAGGATGCGGGCCTGGCGCTCACCGTCGGCGCGCAGCACGGCCGCCTGCTTCTCACCCTCGGCGGTGAGGATCTGCGACTGCTTGTGGCCTTCGGCGTTGAGGATCGCGGCGCGGCGGTCCCGCTCGGCGCGCATCTGCTTCTCCATGGAGTCGCGGATGCTCGGCGGCGGCTCGATCGCCTTGATCTCGACGCGGGTCACCTTGACGCCCCACCGGCCGGTGTTCTCGTCGAGCACCGCCGACAGCTGCCGGTTGACCTCCTCGCGGCTGGTCAGCGAGCGCTCCAGGTCCATCGAGCCGATCACGTTACGCAGCGTGGTGACGGTCAGCTGCTCGATCGCCTGCAGGAAGTTCGCGATCTCGTAGGTCGCCCGCACCGGGTCGATGACCTTGAAGTACAGCACGGTGTCGATCGAGACCACCAGGTTGTCCGACGTGATCACCGGCTGCGGCGGGAAGCTGACCACCTGCTCCCGCAGGTCGACCTTGGTCCGGACCGCGTCGATGAACGGCACCAGGATGTTCAGGCCGGGGGTCAGCGTGCGGTTGTACTTGCCCAGCCGCTCGACCACGTCGTTGCGCTGCTGCGGCACGATCTTGACCATCTTGATCAGGGTGATCAGGACGATCAGTGCCACGATGACCACCAGGGCGGTCACGAAAGTCTCCATCAATCCCTCCAGACCAGCGCCGTGGCGCCGTCCACTTTCACTACTCTGACCCGGTCACCCGGGACGTATGTCTTCGTGGCGTCGTACGGCCGCGCCCGCCACAGCTCGCCGCCGATCTTGACGAGGCCGTTGTCCGCGTCGACGCGCTCCACGACCAGCGCGTCCTGGCCCTCGGTGACGGAGAACTCCGCCTCCTTGCTCGGGTCCCCGCGGAAGAAGCGGTGCTTCATCCAGGGGCGCACCACCGCGAGCGACAGCGTGGACACCACGATGAACGCGATGCCCTGGATCCAGCCGGGCGCCCCCGCCAGACCCACCAGCGACGCGGCGAGGAACCCGGCGCCGAGCATCAGCAGCACGAACGTGCCGGTGAACAGCTCCGCGATCACCGCCACCGCTGCGAGGAGTAGCCACCACATCCAATCTTCCACGAGCTGATCGTGTCACGCTCGCGCCAGTGATGGGGGGTGTGGATCTCCTCGTCCGTTCGGACAGATCCGGTGGTACGCGCGGGCGAGCGCGGTAACGCACTGGCCCCCGCCGCGTTGTCCGCATAGGTTGTCCAGCGCGACAGCGGCCGCGCCGTCGCGTGCGCACAGGGGTGGAGAGACGATGACGCTGACCGAGCGGACCGCGGCGCGGATCGATGAGCTGGTGGCGAGCGCGCAGGCGCAGGGGCGTACCCCCTGCCTGGTGGCCGCCGTGGTGCGGGACGGGCGGCGGGTCCACTTCAGCGCCGCCGGGGCCGACCCGGCGACCGGTGCGCCCACCCCGGACACCCAGTTCCGGATCGGCTCGATCAGCAAGACGATGACCGCGGTGCTCGTGCTGCAGTTGCGCGACGAGGGCGCGCTCGCCCTGGACGACCTGCTCTACCGGCACCTGCCCGGCACCCCGGTGGGCAGCGCCATCACCATCCGGCAGCTGCTCGGCCACGCGTCGGGGCTGCAGCGCGAGCCCGACGGCCCGTGGTGGGAGCGCCACGACGGCCCCGACCTCGACACCTTCCTGGCCGCGCTGACCCCGGACAAGCTCGCCTATCCGCCGCACCGCGCCTACCACTACTCCAATCTCGCGTACGGGCTGCTCGGCGCGGTCGTGCACCGGCTCACCGGTCTGCACTGGACGGAGCAGATCACCAAGCGCCTGCTGGAGCCGCTCGGCATGAGCCGCACCACCTACCGGGAGACCGAGCCGTTCGCGCGCGGCTACGTGGTGCACCCGTGGCACGGCACGCTGCACGAGGAGCCGCGCACCGACGCCGGTGCCATGGCGCCCGCCGGGCAGCTCTGGTCCACCGCCGACGACCTGCTGAAGTGGGCCGCGTTCCTGGCCGATCCCGACCCGGCCGTGCTGGCCCCGGCGACGCTGGCCGAGATGTGCGCGCCGGTGGTGATGAGCGACCTGGAGTCCTGGACCACCGGCCACGGCCTGGGCCTGGAGCTGGTGCGCAGCGGCGAGCGCATCTTCGCCGGGCACGGCGGCTCGATGCCCGGTTACCTGGCCCACCTGTGGACGCACCGGGCGAGCCGGACCGGCGTGGTCACCTTCGCCAACGCGTACACCCTGCACGGGCAGCGGATGGCGGAGCTGAGCCGGCGGCTGCTCGCCGACGTGCTCGACGGCGAGCCCGAGCGCCCGGCGCCGTGGCAGCCCGCGCCCGAGGCCGGTGAGCCGCACGAGCTGGACGGCGCCTGGTGGTGGATGGGGCGCGAGTTCGCGGCCCGCTACGACGCGGCCGCGAACGAGCTGGTGGTCACGCCGGTCACCGTGCCCGGCACCCCGTGGCGGTTCACCACCGAGGGCGCGGACGTGTGGCGCTGCCACAGCGGCAGCAACGACGGCGAGGTGCTGCGGGTCCGCCGCGACGCCGAGCGGACGCCGGTGGAGCTGGACATCGCCACCTTCGTACACGCCCGGCAACCGTGACTCAGCCGCTGACCTGCCGGTAGTTGCCCAGCCAGAACAGCGAGAAGACCGGGATCACCGCGAACGCGGTGCCCAGCACGATCAGCCCGTGGAAGTTCAGCAGGAACTCCAGGCCCAGCAGCGCCAGCGGGGGCAGCGCGCCGAGCACCACCAGCACCGCCAGGTACGCCCCGCGGGCGACTCCCTCCTGCCACAGCTGCCGGCCGAGCGGGCCGTCGCCGTCGGTGTGCCACGCGTTCACCCCGCCGGTGGAGTCGTCGCTGAACACGTCGCCGGACTGGTCGACCCGGGCCCAGCGCACGTCCGCGCCGATCCGGCGGCCGAGCGCGGCGCGCAGCCGGGCGTCCCAGCGCCGGTCGTAGCGCACCGAAAGGACGATGTAGAGCACCAGCCAGGTGAGGCTGACGGCGAGCTGTACGCCGAGGGGGACGGTCATGGCGGGAGAGCCTAGGAGCGCCGGGGCCGCCCTGTCGAGGTCCGTCCGGTGGACCTCCGCGTCACTCGTCGGGCGTGGTGACGAAGTCGATCAGGCGCTCCACCGCGTTCACCAGCGGGGTCTCCAGGTCGTGGTAGCTGTCCACGCGGGACAGCAGCCGCCGCCAGAACGCCGCGGGCTCGCCCACGCCGAGGGCCGCGCAGATGCCCTCCTTCCAGGGGTGCCCGTACGGCACCACGGGCCACTCCTCCATGCCCAGGCGCGACGGCTTCACCGCCTGCCACACGTCGACGTAGGGATGCCCGGCGATCAGCGCGTACGGGTTGTCCACGGCCTGCGCCAGGCGCGCCTCCTTGGTGCCCGACACCAGGTGGTCCACCAGCACGCCGAGCCGCCGGCCCGGCTCCGGCGCGAACTCGCGCACCGCGCCGGGCAGGTCGTCCACGCCGTGCATCGGCTCCACCACGACCGCCTCGGCGCGCAGATCGTCGCCCCAGACGCGTTCGAGCAAGGCCGCGTCGTGCAGGCCCTCCACCCAGATCCGGCCCGCACGGGCGACCTTGGCGCGGGCGGGCGCTGCCGCCACCGAGCCGGACGCCGTCCGCCTCGGCTGGGCGGGCGCGGGCGCCTGCGGACGCCGCAGCGTCACCGGTGTCCCATCCAGCAGGAAGGCGGCGGGATCGAGTGGGAAGTGCCTGCGGCGGCCCTGCCGGTCCTCCAGGGTGACCGCGCCGTACTCGAAACCGACGACCGCCCCGCAGAAGCCGCTGGCCGCGTCCTCGACCACGAGGCCCAGCTCAGCGTCGCGTTCGGGGGTCACCCGGCGGGGCTTGCGGCGGTCGAAACCGTCCAGCACGTCATCGCTGTAGCGCATGCGACGGCACCCTAGTCGCCGTTGCCCTTCCGCGCTCAATGACGCGCCGGTCCGGGACAAACCCCAGGAACAGCACGTACCCTGGTCGGCATGTCCCCCGCAGCGCAGGTGACCCTGACCGCGCGCCGCTCGGCCCGGCTGGTGACCTGGGCCCGGGCGTGGCGCGCCGGACTGGTCTCCTTCGACGAGATCCTCGACGACCTCACCGCCGAGGAGGAGCAGCACGTGCGCGACCTGCCCGGCCAGTGGCGCGAGGAGGTCGAGCTGCGCGAGGCGCTGCCCGCGCTCGCGAAGCTGCACCCGGACGAGATCCGGCTGGTGCTGCCGGTGCCCGGCGACCCGCGCGGGCTGCCCGGCCCCGGCCCGTTCACCAGCCACGCGCTGGTCGCCGGCGAGGGTGTGGTGGCCAGCCGGCTCGGCCTGGTCCCGGAGGCGCGGCAGCACACGTCCGGTTCCGGCGACACCTTCACCACGCTGCTGTGGCGGGCCTTCGAGCTGCCCGAGGCGCCCCCGGGGCTGCACCAGCCGGGCGTACGCGAGGCCGACGCCGCGCTGAGCCAGGCGCTGACCGAGGCCACCACCCGGCTCGTCCGGCTGGACGTGGCGCAGTGGCGCCCGGAGCTGGCCGGGGCGCTCGCCGCGCTGCGCAAGCCCGACGCCGAGACCGACCTGCCGCCGGGCTACGACCCGCGCGCCCGCCGCCTGTACGCCCGCGCCAGCGTGCTGGACCGGGTGCTCACCCTGGCCGGGCAGGCCGCCCCGGGCGGCGCGCTGAACAGCTTCGAGGCCCAGCAGCGCGACGAGGCGCTGCGCCCGCTCGCCGCCGCCTGCCGCAACGCCCTGGTGGCCGCCTGCAACGCCCCCTTCGAGGGGTGACCCGGGCGGTCAGGCCGCCGGGGTCTCCGGAGCGTCGGCGGGGACCGGGGTCAGCGGCTCGACCTCGTCGATCAGGTCCGCGACGGAGCTGATCACGCGGGACGGGCGGTACGGGTAGCGCTCCACGTCGGCCTTCGTCGCGATGCCGGTGAGCACCAGGATGGTGTGCAGCCCGGCCTCCAGGCCGCAGAGCACGTCGGTGTCCATCCGGTCGCCGATCATGGCGGCGTTCTCGGAGTGCGCGCCGATCTTGTTCAGCGCCGAGCGCATCATCATCGGGTTCGGCTTGCCCACGAAGTACGGCTCGATGCCGGTCGCCTTCGTGATCAGCGCCGCGACGGAGCCGGCGGCGGGCAGCGCGCCCTCGTTGGACGGGCCGGTCGCGTCCGGGTTGGTGCAGATGAACCGGGCGCCCTTGTTGATCAGGCGGATCGCGGTGGTGATCGCCTCGAAGCTGTAGTTGCGGGTCTCGCCCAGCACCACGTAGTCCGGGTCGAAGTCGGTCATGATGTAGCCCGCCGCGTGCAGGGCCGTGGTCAGGCCCGCCTCGCCGATGACGTACGCCGTCCCGTTCGGACGCTGGTCGGCCAGGAACTGCGCGGTGGCCAGCGCCGACGTCCAGATCGCCGACTCGGGCAGGTCGAAGCCCAGCCGGGTCAGGCGCGCGTGCAGGTCCCGCGGGGTGTAGATGGAGTTGTTGGTGAGCACCAGGAACGGCACGCCCGAGGCGCGCAGCCGCCCGATGAACTCCGGCGCGCCCGGCACCGGCTCACCCTCGTGGACCAGGACGCCGTCCATGTCGGTCAGCCAGGCGGCGATCGGCTTGCGCTCGGTCATCGGTTCCCTCTCTCGTCACCTGCCGCGCACCGGCGGCGGGCAGCAGTTGCTCGCGCACACATCCCAGTGGTCGAGCCTACCGAGCGCGGTCCTGGGCCGCGTGCCCGGCTGCGCCATCCGCTCCAGCACGAGATCGCGCACCATCGCCACGAAGCGCGGGTCGGCGCCGGGCGTGCCCGCCCGTGCGAACCCGAGCCCGAGCCGCCGCGCCGTGGCCGCGGCCTCCTCGTCCAGGTCCCACAGCACCTCCAGGTGGTCGGAGACGAAGCCGATCGGGCTCACCACCACCTGGGTGACGCCCTCCTTGGCCAGCACCTCCAGGTGGTCGTTGACGTCGGGCTCCAGCCACGGGATGTGTGGCGCGCCGGACCGGCTCTGCCAGACCAGATCCCAGGCCAGGCCGGGCGCGGCCCGCTCGGCGACCAGCCGGGCCGTCTCACGCAGCTGCGCCTCGTAGCGCCCGCCCTCCGGTCCGCTGGACTCCGCCATGGACACCGGGATCGAGTGCGCGGTGAACACCACCCGGGTGGTCGCGTGCTGCGTCACGTCCAGCGTCGACAGCGCCGCGGCGAGCCCGTCGGCGAACGGCTCGACGTAGCCGGGGTGGTCGTGGAAGTGCCGCAGCTTGTCCACCAGCGGCGCGCGCGGGCCCACCGCGGCCCGCGCGGCGGCGATGTCCTGCAGGTACTGCCGGCACGAGGAGTACGAGCCGAAGGCGCTGGTCGCCAGGGCCACCGCGCGGCGGATGCCGTGGTCGCGCATCTGCGCCAGGGTGTCGGCGAGCATCGGCCGCCAGTTGCGGTTGCCCCAGTAAACCGGCAGGTCCACCGCGTTGGCGGCGAAGTCGGCGCGGATCGCGGCGACCAGCTCGCGGCACTGCTCGTTGATCGGCGACACCCCGCCGAAGCGCTGATAGTGCTCGGCGACCTCGGCCAGCCGCTCCGGCGGCACCCCGCGGCCCCGCGTGACGTTGTGCAGGAAGGGCAGCACCTCGTCGGGGTGCTCCGGCCCGCCGAACGACAGCAGCAGGAAGGCGTCGTACATGGGTAAAAGGCTAGAACCCCGCGCGAGCGCCGCACACATCACCCACCCGGCGTTCCGGACACGTCACACCTTCACCTGAGTCAGGCTCCCGCCACGCTGCCGGAACAGCGTACCGGGAGCCTGCTCAAGGAAGGTCAGCCGTTGACGGCGTGGTAGCCGCCGTCGACGTGCACGATCTCGCCGCTGGTGGCCGGGAACCAGTCCGACAGCAGCGCGACCACGGCCTTGGCGGTCGGCTCGGTGTCGGTCAGGTCCCAGCCGAGCGGGGCGCGGTCGTTCCAGGACTCCTCGAACTTCGCGAAGCCCGGGATCGACTTGGCCGCCATGGTGCGCAGCGGTCCGGCCGAGACCAGGTTGCTGCGGATGCCCTGCTTGCCGAGGTAGCTGGCGAGGTAGCGGGAGGCGGACTCCAGCCCGGCCTTGGCCACGCCCATCCAGTCGTACACCGGCCAGGCGATGGTGGCGTCGAAGGTCAGGCCCACGATGGAGCTGCCCGGCCGCAGCAGCGGCAGGGTGGCCATGGCCAGCGCCTTGTACGAGTACGTCGACACGTGCACCGCCGTGGACACGTCCTCCCAGGAGGTCTCCAGGAAGTTGCCGCCCAGCGCGGTCCCCGGCGCGAAGCCGATGGAGTGCACCACGCCGTCGAGGCCGTCCACGTGCCCGCCGACGCGCTC
The Catellatospora sp. IY07-71 DNA segment above includes these coding regions:
- a CDS encoding RNA methyltransferase, which encodes MELITDPGDERIADYRALTDVELRTRWEPPHGLFIAEGELVLRRALRAGYRPRSFLVEAKRAAQVADLIGAPVYGAEPDVLEQVTGFHVHRGVLASFHRQPVPPASEVLAAARRVVILEDINNHTNIGAIFRGVAALGIDAVLLSPTCADPLYRRSVRVSMGEVFAVPYAKLDPWPQALSEVRDAGYTILAMTPAPDAVPMQQLTAAQRLRPALLLGAEGPGLSRYALDASDLRVRLPMRRGVDSLNVAAATAVACWELTRDDDLA
- a CDS encoding SPFH domain-containing protein, with translation METFVTALVVIVALIVLITLIKMVKIVPQQRNDVVERLGKYNRTLTPGLNILVPFIDAVRTKVDLREQVVSFPPQPVITSDNLVVSIDTVLYFKVIDPVRATYEIANFLQAIEQLTVTTLRNVIGSMDLERSLTSREEVNRQLSAVLDENTGRWGVKVTRVEIKAIEPPPSIRDSMEKQMRAERDRRAAILNAEGHKQSQILTAEGEKQAAVLRADGERQARILQAEGQAKAIKLVVDAIHVSSPDNKVMAWQYLQALPQIAAGASNKLWIVPVELTKALDGIAATFGGLRSDPAAAEAARESGAEAEAEAQRVAEEAAAAVKEIETEASRLPKE
- a CDS encoding NfeD family protein, whose product is MEDWMWWLLLAAVAVIAELFTGTFVLLMLGAGFLAASLVGLAGAPGWIQGIAFIVVSTLSLAVVRPWMKHRFFRGDPSKEAEFSVTEGQDALVVERVDADNGLVKIGGELWRARPYDATKTYVPGDRVRVVKVDGATALVWRD
- a CDS encoding serine hydrolase; its protein translation is MTLTERTAARIDELVASAQAQGRTPCLVAAVVRDGRRVHFSAAGADPATGAPTPDTQFRIGSISKTMTAVLVLQLRDEGALALDDLLYRHLPGTPVGSAITIRQLLGHASGLQREPDGPWWERHDGPDLDTFLAALTPDKLAYPPHRAYHYSNLAYGLLGAVVHRLTGLHWTEQITKRLLEPLGMSRTTYRETEPFARGYVVHPWHGTLHEEPRTDAGAMAPAGQLWSTADDLLKWAAFLADPDPAVLAPATLAEMCAPVVMSDLESWTTGHGLGLELVRSGERIFAGHGGSMPGYLAHLWTHRASRTGVVTFANAYTLHGQRMAELSRRLLADVLDGEPERPAPWQPAPEAGEPHELDGAWWWMGREFAARYDAAANELVVTPVTVPGTPWRFTTEGADVWRCHSGSNDGEVLRVRRDAERTPVELDIATFVHARQP
- a CDS encoding DUF3097 domain-containing protein, whose amino-acid sequence is MRYSDDVLDGFDRRKPRRVTPERDAELGLVVEDAASGFCGAVVGFEYGAVTLEDRQGRRRHFPLDPAAFLLDGTPVTLRRPQAPAPAQPRRTASGSVAAAPARAKVARAGRIWVEGLHDAALLERVWGDDLRAEAVVVEPMHGVDDLPGAVREFAPEPGRRLGVLVDHLVSGTKEARLAQAVDNPYALIAGHPYVDVWQAVKPSRLGMEEWPVVPYGHPWKEGICAALGVGEPAAFWRRLLSRVDSYHDLETPLVNAVERLIDFVTTPDE
- a CDS encoding HAD-IIA family hydrolase encodes the protein MTERKPIAAWLTDMDGVLVHEGEPVPGAPEFIGRLRASGVPFLVLTNNSIYTPRDLHARLTRLGFDLPESAIWTSALATAQFLADQRPNGTAYVIGEAGLTTALHAAGYIMTDFDPDYVVLGETRNYSFEAITTAIRLINKGARFICTNPDATGPSNEGALPAAGSVAALITKATGIEPYFVGKPNPMMMRSALNKIGAHSENAAMIGDRMDTDVLCGLEAGLHTILVLTGIATKADVERYPYRPSRVISSVADLIDEVEPLTPVPADAPETPAA
- a CDS encoding ferrochelatase, with translation MYDAFLLLSFGGPEHPDEVLPFLHNVTRGRGVPPERLAEVAEHYQRFGGVSPINEQCRELVAAIRADFAANAVDLPVYWGNRNWRPMLADTLAQMRDHGIRRAVALATSAFGSYSSCRQYLQDIAAARAAVGPRAPLVDKLRHFHDHPGYVEPFADGLAAALSTLDVTQHATTRVVFTAHSIPVSMAESSGPEGGRYEAQLRETARLVAERAAPGLAWDLVWQSRSGAPHIPWLEPDVNDHLEVLAKEGVTQVVVSPIGFVSDHLEVLWDLDEEAAATARRLGLGFARAGTPGADPRFVAMVRDLVLERMAQPGTRPRTALGRLDHWDVCASNCCPPPVRGR
- the fabI gene encoding enoyl-ACP reductase FabI, producing MLLEGKRVLVTGVITEQSIAFNVAKIAQEQGATVVLTGFGRLSLVERIAKRLPVTAPVIELDVTNPEHLASLAERVGGHVDGLDGVVHSIGFAPGTALGGNFLETSWEDVSTAVHVSTYSYKALAMATLPLLRPGSSIVGLTFDATIAWPVYDWMGVAKAGLESASRYLASYLGKQGIRSNLVSAGPLRTMAAKSIPGFAKFEESWNDRAPLGWDLTDTEPTAKAVVALLSDWFPATSGEIVHVDGGYHAVNG